A stretch of DNA from Clostridium sp. JN-9:
AAATTCCATGTATCGTGGGGGAATATATGATCATATTGGATTTGGATTCAGCAGATATTCAACGGACAGAAAATGGCTGGCCCCTCATTTTGAAAAGATGCTATATGACAATGCACTTTTAGCCATTGCATATCTGGAGACTTATCAGGCTGCAAAAAAATCAAAATATGCAGATACAGCTAAAGAAATTTTTACTTATATTTTGAGGGATATAACCTCACCGGAAGGGGGCTTTTACTCTGCTGAAGATGCTGATTCAGAAGGTGAGGAGGGTAAATTTTATCTGTGGACAGTAGATGAAATTAAAAGTGCGCTTGGCGTGGAGGATGGAAATAAGTTCTGCCAGTATTTTGATATAACATCTAAAGGAAATTTTGAAGGTAAAAATATTCCTAATTTAATAGAGTCACCTTATTCTGTAATAGACAAGGAATTTATAAACAAAAATAGGGAAAAACTTTTCAAAATCAGAGAAAAAAGAATTCATCCCCATAAGGATGATAAAATATTAACCTCATGGAATGGATTAGTGATTGCTGCCTTGGCTATTGGAGGAAGAGTCTTAAAAAACAAGGAGTATACTGCAGCAGCCGAAAATGCAGCAGCATTTATATTCAATAAGCTTATTCGTGAAGATGGAAGACTGCTTGCCAGATACCGTGACGGAGAATCAGCATTTCCTGCATATGTAGATGATTATGCCTTTTTAATATGGGGATTAATAGAGCTTTATGAGACCACATTTAAACCGGAGTATCTTGAAAAGGCTTTAAATTTAAATAAAGATCTTTTAAAATATTTCTGGGACAGCCAAAATGGAGGATTGTTTGTATATGGCAGTGATAGTGAACAGTTAATATCAAGGCCAAAAGAAATATACGATGGAGCAGCTCCATCAGGAAATTCAGTGTCTGCGTTAAACTTTTTAAGATTAGCAAGATTAACTGGCGATTTTGATTTAGAAGATAAAGCTGATGAATTACTTAAAGCCTTTGCAGGCAGTATTAATGATTATCCAAGAGCTTATTCATTTTCCTTAATATCACTTTTGTTTATACATCAAAAAAGCAGAGAAGTTGTTTTAGTGTGGGAAAACAGCGATGCTGAAACAGAAAAGATCATTGATATAATTAATGAGGAATTCATGCCATTTACAATTTCAATGCTGTATTCCAGTGAAAATAAGAATATTACTGAAATTGCTCCATTCATAGCAGACTATAAATCTGTTAATGGTAAGCCAACTGCTTATGTATGTGAAGATTTTTCTTGTCAAGCACCAGTAACAGATGCTAAAATGTTTAGAAAGTCATTAGGAAGTTAGGGTTAGAATAATAAATATTCACCGGCATAGCCGATGGTTTTGCCTTTACTACTAGCCACATCTAACGTGTGGTTTTCTTAAACAAAAAGTCTCCTCGAAATGAGGAGATTCCCTTACTTTTTATTGGTTATTCGCTGAAAATTAAATCAACATCAATAATCAAATCTGTAAATATTGAACTGGTATATTTATCCCCTTTTTTGAAAGTATTAGTTATTTCATATGAACCATCTATTAATGTGTGCTGTATAATAAATCCATTTTGATCTACCATATTATATTCCTGAACTCCATATTTTTCATAAGAATAGTATTTTGTTCCCTTATCTATTATAGATGTAGATTTTGAAAGTATTTCAAAAATTATTTTTGGTGCAGTTAAAAAGCTTTCTCCTTTTTTTA
This window harbors:
- a CDS encoding thioredoxin domain-containing protein, which produces MPSHKMHDKANRLVNEKSPYLLQHAYNPVDWYPWGNEAFEKAKTEDKPIFLSIGYSTCHWCHVMGRESFEDNEVAELLNKYFVAIKVDREERPDIDHIYMNVCQALTGSGGWPLTIIMTPDKKPFFAGTYFPKHNRMGMKGLLSILDSYGKAWINSREYLLDSSKGILNAVNSSKPAVYEEFRTNLIQEAFTQYKYDFDNIYGGFGGAPKFPAPHNLYFLLRYWYSTKDESALNMVEKTLNSMYRGGIYDHIGFGFSRYSTDRKWLAPHFEKMLYDNALLAIAYLETYQAAKKSKYADTAKEIFTYILRDITSPEGGFYSAEDADSEGEEGKFYLWTVDEIKSALGVEDGNKFCQYFDITSKGNFEGKNIPNLIESPYSVIDKEFINKNREKLFKIREKRIHPHKDDKILTSWNGLVIAALAIGGRVLKNKEYTAAAENAAAFIFNKLIREDGRLLARYRDGESAFPAYVDDYAFLIWGLIELYETTFKPEYLEKALNLNKDLLKYFWDSQNGGLFVYGSDSEQLISRPKEIYDGAAPSGNSVSALNFLRLARLTGDFDLEDKADELLKAFAGSINDYPRAYSFSLISLLFIHQKSREVVLVWENSDAETEKIIDIINEEFMPFTISMLYSSENKNITEIAPFIADYKSVNGKPTAYVCEDFSCQAPVTDAKMFRKSLGS
- a CDS encoding Uma2 family endonuclease; this translates as MTINLLYEVEYDNGAIYLSSNTSQKHNIILNNINSYLVLYFRGKDCRSYTEQIEVIFKSENDIKKYKPDIFVMCGNAVKKGESFLTAPKIIFEILSKSTSIIDKGTKYYSYEKYGVQEYNMVDQNGFIIQHTLIDGSYEITNTFKKGDKYTSSIFTDLIIDVDLIFSE